A genomic segment from Tuwongella immobilis encodes:
- a CDS encoding sensor histidine kinase, whose amino-acid sequence MRTLSPPLPAWELDAEAIAVKIRWFGLLVGYLYVNIAAPLSVRWILNAILSLGAIFTVLDTFYSLRGRVFLGRYPIVISILEALFIGLLCYFDSGLDSPFRYYYLLSLICCAIRYSARLTAITCALDCLSYWILYTTLPPERGNAFALFLMLIVLVWVTWASSSMSRLIKRIGENLIELNSALRKNQAELEARIQASARELQETQAQMWHQEKMAAFGLLAAGIAHEVGNPLTSISTVVQLLEKRDIDEYTRDRLGLVSGQLHRIQGTLRELMNFSRPASKQRTRIAIADIIHEAMKIAKYYHGTNSRIITAEIPEKLPLLVGVRDQLVQVFLNLLLNAIDATHKGGRIDVRAKREGDWLMVTVKDNGAGISPENQIRLFQPYYTTKEHGTGLGLFVTQKMITEHAGTVEFESIPGVGTEFQVRLPLPQLAEPFPTPGA is encoded by the coding sequence ATGCGTACTCTATCCCCACCTCTGCCCGCTTGGGAACTCGACGCAGAAGCGATTGCGGTGAAAATCCGTTGGTTCGGCCTCCTGGTCGGATATCTCTACGTCAACATCGCCGCCCCACTCTCCGTGCGGTGGATCCTCAATGCCATCCTGAGTTTAGGCGCAATCTTCACCGTTCTCGATACCTTCTATTCGCTTCGTGGCCGGGTGTTCTTAGGACGCTATCCGATCGTCATTTCGATTCTCGAAGCACTCTTCATCGGGCTTCTCTGCTACTTCGATTCCGGGTTGGATAGTCCATTTCGATATTATTATCTACTTTCGTTGATTTGCTGCGCGATCCGATACTCGGCAAGACTGACCGCCATTACGTGCGCCTTGGATTGCCTCAGCTATTGGATTCTGTACACGACATTGCCCCCCGAACGCGGCAACGCATTCGCACTGTTTTTGATGCTCATCGTGTTAGTCTGGGTCACTTGGGCAAGCTCGTCAATGTCCCGACTCATCAAGCGAATTGGCGAAAATCTCATCGAATTGAATAGTGCCCTGCGAAAGAACCAAGCCGAATTGGAAGCTCGCATTCAAGCCAGTGCGCGCGAGCTGCAAGAGACGCAAGCCCAGATGTGGCATCAGGAAAAAATGGCCGCCTTCGGATTGCTCGCAGCGGGAATTGCCCACGAAGTCGGCAATCCGCTCACTTCCATCTCAACGGTCGTGCAACTTCTAGAAAAACGGGATATCGACGAATATACCCGCGATCGTTTGGGATTGGTCTCCGGGCAACTGCATCGCATTCAAGGGACCCTGCGGGAACTGATGAATTTCTCGCGCCCCGCAAGCAAACAGCGAACGCGAATCGCCATTGCAGATATCATTCACGAAGCCATGAAGATTGCGAAATACTACCATGGTACCAATAGTCGGATCATTACCGCAGAAATTCCCGAGAAATTGCCACTTCTGGTTGGCGTGCGCGACCAACTCGTGCAAGTGTTTCTCAATCTACTGTTGAATGCCATCGATGCGACTCATAAAGGTGGTCGGATTGACGTGCGAGCGAAGCGGGAAGGCGACTGGTTGATGGTGACCGTGAAAGATAACGGTGCCGGAATTTCCCCCGAAAATCAAATCCGTCTCTTTCAACCGTACTACACCACGAAAGAACACGGGACCGGCCTGGGACTATTCGTGACGCAAAAAATGATTACCGAACACGCCGGAACCGTGGAATTTGAATCCATCCCCGGAGTTGGAACCGAATTCCAGGTCCGACTCCCATTGCCGCAACTGGCGGAACCGTTTCCCACTCCAGGAGCCTAA
- a CDS encoding DUF6807 family protein has translation MYRFLRATLSLLTLVAIPMTATAAPTLSIAVEASATARQHLPLSVDLTPFASQLPKLESASVTVSDNNGTTMPAQIVKQFQLDSKPDGNDTPRFTLFFWVTELPANTPLKLTASFGPAKASDDAFKVVESAGQFSEIQRGGKPFLRFMNAGYDPSTKDSLFQTYKVYHHLFADDGKQLLTNGPAGKFPHHRGIFFGFNRVSYNGKSADVWHCTKGAHQRFTSFLNQSGGPLLGQQVAKIDWVGQDGKPFAQEVRELLAFSTSKGTLIEFRSTVRTKESKVRLDGDPQHAGFHFRANSEVEAHPKTTYFVRPSGKGKMGEELNWIPASKQGPKNLPWNAMSYEVGSKRYTTVYLDRPNNPKEARISERAYGRFGNYFEYDLTPDNPLQVAYRLWIQPGEVTVDDCQALSADFVSPPKVTATLNSPK, from the coding sequence ATGTACCGATTCTTGAGGGCGACTCTCTCTCTGTTGACGCTGGTGGCGATTCCAATGACCGCGACGGCTGCCCCGACGCTGTCTATCGCCGTGGAAGCCAGTGCAACCGCTCGCCAACATCTGCCACTTTCGGTGGATCTGACCCCATTCGCGTCGCAATTGCCGAAACTGGAATCGGCATCCGTTACCGTAAGCGACAACAACGGCACGACGATGCCCGCACAAATCGTCAAACAATTTCAACTGGATTCCAAACCCGACGGGAACGATACGCCCCGCTTCACGTTATTCTTCTGGGTGACGGAATTACCCGCGAACACCCCGTTGAAGTTGACCGCCAGCTTCGGCCCAGCCAAAGCATCCGATGATGCGTTCAAGGTTGTCGAATCGGCAGGGCAATTCAGCGAAATTCAGCGCGGTGGCAAGCCGTTCCTGCGATTCATGAACGCGGGATACGACCCATCCACGAAAGATTCGCTGTTCCAGACCTACAAAGTCTACCACCACCTGTTCGCAGACGATGGCAAGCAATTGCTCACGAACGGTCCGGCTGGGAAATTCCCGCACCATCGCGGCATTTTCTTCGGATTCAATCGCGTGAGCTACAACGGCAAGTCCGCCGACGTTTGGCACTGCACCAAAGGCGCGCACCAACGATTCACCAGCTTTCTGAATCAATCGGGTGGCCCGTTATTGGGTCAACAAGTGGCGAAGATTGACTGGGTTGGGCAAGATGGGAAGCCGTTTGCGCAAGAAGTGCGTGAATTGCTCGCGTTTTCAACATCCAAAGGAACGTTGATCGAATTTCGGTCAACCGTTCGCACGAAGGAATCGAAAGTGCGATTGGACGGCGATCCGCAGCACGCGGGCTTCCATTTCCGAGCGAATTCGGAAGTGGAAGCGCATCCCAAAACCACGTACTTCGTCCGTCCCAGCGGCAAAGGCAAGATGGGTGAGGAACTCAACTGGATTCCCGCCAGCAAACAAGGGCCGAAGAATCTGCCGTGGAACGCGATGAGTTACGAGGTCGGCAGCAAACGGTATACCACCGTTTATCTCGATCGCCCGAATAACCCCAAAGAAGCACGCATCAGCGAACGCGCATACGGGCGTTTTGGCAACTATTTCGAGTATGACCTGACCCCTGACAATCCCCTTCAGGTGGCCTATCGCCTGTGGATTCAGCCAGGCGAAGTCACGGTCGATGATTGTCAGGCATTGTCGGCGGATTTCGTTTCGCCGCCAAAGGTTACTGCAACGCTCAACTCGCCGAAGTAA
- a CDS encoding M48 family metallopeptidase — protein sequence MSKMKVPYPPSPVDVPEDLTQPTGNYTLQVVALLMSLLAFIAVYIGLIALNIYLFNLSIRYDNILGIIICPIITLFLVKGFFSRERPDKTLHIEIEEAEHPTLFAFIHKLCDETGAPLPSKVYVSPDVNAAMMQELSLLNLVFPARRNLLIGLGLVNSLNLSEFKAVMAHEFGHFSQKSLALNQYVYVASRIVRQLVYGRDWFDNILSKIGMLDLRLALFTWTIQGIMWVIRKTLAGLFYVITLGRLAMSRQMEFNADLVAVSVTGSDAIVHALSRLDFANESLDQVFNDLKDAADHQLYTADMFHHHTHAAEYLRRVRNKPTLGMPPPLPKSGDGRKQRIFTEGDETGIPAMWASHPANYLREENAKELYIPGKIDDRSPWILFSNVDELRERMTRKVYRLVFNVPKNTELVDPERVQTFIDDERSETTYDPKYHGAYDGRPIRPGDLAGIVDQVGEEPWETDRLQRVYEKLYRELEERMPEYNKTREEYHLLKAYLDDKKAPSEIPFRKGTIDRHEAKKLVKKLEKSLDDQIDWLASFDRRVVLVHCQLAYRLSEQALRDLINRYRFQLRIQELHTDCAGLIEHVNSHLALLGSGGNLPAEQFEQITSVLREARNWLRTKSKECREIRIPRLKNFEAGTILGDFLFPEPVLSDLDGASITGKWIDKLFKQLNGFRSRSARIHFKNLGTILKMQDEYADRWLKGENAEAIIPDVIFEEESEPLTVQLVDDDYEVPQAESEPDLPPKPSKESKSPPKPLGFILLEDDSPPRPTPPKKKSE from the coding sequence ATGTCCAAAATGAAAGTGCCCTACCCACCAAGTCCGGTTGATGTCCCAGAAGACTTGACCCAACCAACCGGCAATTACACGTTGCAAGTCGTGGCTCTGCTCATGAGTCTGCTTGCATTCATTGCCGTTTATATTGGTTTAATTGCTCTCAATATCTATCTGTTCAATCTGTCGATTCGTTACGATAACATCTTGGGCATCATCATCTGCCCCATTATCACGTTGTTTCTCGTCAAAGGGTTCTTCTCACGCGAACGCCCCGACAAAACCCTCCATATTGAGATTGAAGAAGCCGAACACCCTACCCTGTTTGCATTCATCCATAAATTATGCGACGAAACGGGTGCCCCGCTGCCCAGCAAAGTCTACGTTTCGCCAGACGTAAACGCTGCCATGATGCAAGAATTGTCACTCTTGAATTTGGTATTTCCTGCCCGCCGAAATCTGCTCATCGGGCTTGGCCTTGTTAATTCCTTAAATTTGTCCGAATTCAAAGCCGTCATGGCTCACGAATTTGGGCACTTTTCCCAAAAATCATTAGCACTCAATCAATACGTGTATGTCGCATCTCGAATCGTCCGCCAATTGGTGTATGGTCGAGACTGGTTCGACAATATCCTCTCGAAAATTGGCATGCTGGACCTCCGCCTCGCATTGTTCACTTGGACCATTCAAGGCATCATGTGGGTCATCCGAAAAACGCTCGCCGGGCTGTTTTACGTGATCACCCTCGGACGACTCGCCATGAGTCGGCAAATGGAATTTAATGCCGATCTCGTCGCGGTTAGTGTCACTGGATCCGATGCCATCGTTCACGCGCTCTCACGATTGGATTTCGCAAACGAGTCATTGGATCAAGTCTTTAATGATCTCAAAGATGCAGCGGATCATCAACTGTATACCGCAGATATGTTCCACCATCACACGCATGCCGCCGAATATCTCCGACGCGTGCGGAACAAGCCGACCCTTGGCATGCCTCCACCGTTGCCCAAGAGCGGAGACGGTCGCAAACAACGCATTTTTACCGAAGGCGATGAGACGGGAATTCCCGCAATGTGGGCCTCGCACCCCGCCAATTATCTGCGGGAAGAAAATGCCAAAGAACTTTACATCCCGGGGAAAATCGATGACCGATCCCCATGGATTCTGTTCTCGAATGTCGATGAACTTCGCGAACGGATGACTCGAAAAGTCTATCGCCTCGTGTTTAACGTCCCCAAAAATACCGAACTCGTCGATCCCGAACGCGTGCAAACGTTTATTGATGATGAGCGTTCGGAAACGACTTACGATCCCAAGTATCACGGAGCGTATGACGGTCGCCCGATTCGCCCCGGAGATTTAGCCGGGATCGTCGATCAAGTCGGCGAAGAACCCTGGGAAACCGATCGGCTCCAGCGAGTCTACGAAAAATTATATCGTGAACTTGAAGAGCGGATGCCGGAATATAACAAAACCCGAGAAGAATATCACCTGTTAAAGGCATATCTCGACGATAAAAAAGCTCCCTCGGAAATCCCATTCCGAAAAGGAACGATTGATCGACATGAAGCGAAGAAATTAGTCAAAAAACTTGAGAAAAGCCTCGATGATCAGATCGATTGGCTTGCATCGTTCGATCGACGCGTTGTGCTCGTGCATTGCCAACTCGCGTATCGATTAAGCGAACAGGCACTTCGCGACCTGATCAATCGATATCGCTTCCAGCTTCGCATTCAGGAGCTTCACACCGACTGTGCCGGATTGATTGAACATGTGAATTCGCACCTGGCTTTGCTTGGCAGCGGCGGCAATCTACCAGCCGAGCAGTTTGAACAAATCACCTCGGTGCTCCGCGAAGCTCGCAACTGGTTACGGACGAAGTCCAAAGAATGCCGTGAAATTCGCATTCCTCGACTGAAAAACTTTGAAGCCGGGACCATCCTGGGTGACTTCTTATTCCCAGAACCCGTCTTATCTGACTTAGATGGAGCCTCAATCACCGGGAAATGGATTGATAAATTGTTTAAGCAGTTAAACGGCTTCCGCTCCCGATCCGCTCGGATTCATTTCAAAAATCTGGGCACCATTTTGAAGATGCAAGACGAATATGCCGACCGTTGGCTCAAGGGAGAAAACGCAGAAGCAATAATTCCAGATGTGATTTTTGAAGAGGAATCGGAGCCTCTCACGGTGCAGTTGGTGGATGACGATTATGAGGTTCCACAGGCCGAATCCGAACCCGATCTACCCCCAAAACCCTCGAAGGAATCGAAATCTCCTCCGAAACCACTCGGGTTTATCTTGTTAGAAGATGATTCACCACCCCGCCCGACTCCACCGAAGAAGAAATCAGAATAA
- a CDS encoding response regulator transcription factor, protein MRILLVEDQRTIVRALRQGLEEEGFAVDIAYDGEEAEPKALSVRYDVIILDLMLPKIDGMTLLRRWRAAGMQSHVLILTARTELPDVVQGLDFGADDYLKKPFQLDELLARIRALIRRNHQIKDPVLRIDDLEIDTAARTVRRAGKEIHLTPREYSLLEFLAFHQGKVVTRSMIWEHLYDENDESTSNVVDVYIRYLRNKIDKGFNTPLILTRWGEGYYLRGEQAPNTDDLEDSNA, encoded by the coding sequence ATGCGGATCCTCTTAGTCGAAGATCAACGAACAATTGTCCGAGCCCTTCGACAAGGGCTGGAAGAAGAAGGATTCGCGGTCGATATCGCATACGATGGTGAGGAAGCCGAACCAAAGGCGCTCAGCGTTCGATACGATGTCATCATTCTCGATCTCATGCTCCCAAAAATCGATGGAATGACTCTCCTTCGGCGCTGGCGAGCTGCAGGAATGCAGAGTCACGTTCTGATCCTGACGGCACGGACAGAATTGCCAGATGTTGTTCAGGGACTTGACTTTGGGGCAGATGATTATCTCAAGAAACCATTCCAACTGGACGAACTACTCGCTCGGATTCGAGCCCTCATTCGACGCAATCATCAGATCAAAGACCCCGTTCTACGCATCGACGATCTGGAAATCGACACGGCTGCGCGAACCGTCCGTCGGGCGGGGAAAGAAATTCACCTAACGCCTCGAGAATATTCGTTATTAGAATTTCTTGCATTTCATCAAGGTAAAGTTGTAACCCGGAGCATGATTTGGGAGCATCTTTACGACGAAAATGATGAGTCCACGTCGAATGTCGTTGATGTGTACATTCGGTATCTTCGAAATAAAATTGATAAAGGATTTAACACACCTCTGATCCTCACCCGTTGGGGCGAAGGCTATTATCTTCGAGGTGAACAAGCACCGAACACGGACGATTTGGAGGACTCCAACGCATGA
- the ispG gene encoding flavodoxin-dependent (E)-4-hydroxy-3-methylbut-2-enyl-diphosphate synthase: MYQHPFKRHQTKEVSVGGVIIGGDNPIRVQSMTTTDTFDVDGTVAQIKRLEEAGCELVRVTVPKPEDAAALGEIRKRIGIPLICDIHFDYKMALAALDQPVDKIRINPGNIGGYDRFRQVIRKAKERGLPMRIGVNAGSLEKELVEKYGFPCPPAMVESALRYIEIAESEGYDQMIVSLKSSDVMTAVEAYRLYAKQGSYPTHLGITEAGKPPYAIVKSAAGLSPLLIDGIGDTIRISLLGDPVPEIQAAFDILQATGRRIRRPELIACPTCGRLAIDLEKIVAELEQRLAGRQTAVKISVLGCVVNGPGEAKEADIGIAAGNGKGVIFRNGEIVRHVVEAEMVDALLEEVDLWEKTHGDQQPQTLDRHGRQRLPMVTK; the protein is encoded by the coding sequence ATGTATCAGCATCCGTTTAAGCGGCACCAAACCAAGGAAGTGTCTGTTGGTGGTGTGATTATCGGTGGCGATAATCCGATTCGTGTTCAATCGATGACAACAACCGACACGTTCGATGTGGATGGCACGGTTGCTCAGATTAAACGCCTTGAGGAGGCGGGGTGTGAACTCGTTCGGGTAACGGTGCCAAAGCCGGAAGATGCCGCAGCTCTCGGCGAGATTCGGAAGCGAATCGGGATTCCGTTAATCTGTGATATTCACTTTGATTATAAGATGGCATTGGCGGCATTAGACCAGCCTGTGGATAAAATTCGGATTAATCCGGGTAACATCGGTGGTTACGATCGATTTCGACAGGTGATTCGTAAGGCCAAAGAGCGTGGCTTGCCGATGCGAATTGGGGTGAATGCGGGGTCGTTAGAAAAAGAATTAGTCGAGAAGTATGGCTTCCCGTGCCCACCTGCGATGGTGGAAAGTGCTTTGCGATATATCGAAATCGCCGAATCCGAAGGCTACGATCAGATGATTGTATCGTTGAAATCGAGCGATGTGATGACCGCAGTCGAAGCATATCGATTATATGCAAAGCAGGGGAGCTATCCAACACATTTGGGGATCACCGAAGCCGGAAAGCCACCCTACGCAATTGTGAAATCGGCAGCAGGATTGTCGCCGTTACTGATTGATGGGATTGGAGATACGATCCGAATCAGTCTGCTCGGCGATCCAGTGCCGGAAATTCAAGCCGCGTTTGATATTTTGCAGGCAACGGGGCGTCGCATTCGTCGGCCGGAACTCATTGCTTGTCCGACGTGTGGTCGACTTGCGATCGACTTAGAGAAAATTGTTGCAGAACTCGAACAACGATTGGCAGGTCGCCAAACTGCGGTCAAAATTAGTGTGTTGGGTTGCGTCGTGAATGGCCCTGGCGAGGCAAAAGAAGCGGATATTGGCATCGCGGCAGGCAACGGAAAAGGTGTGATTTTCCGAAATGGTGAAATTGTTCGCCACGTTGTGGAAGCCGAAATGGTGGATGCGTTGTTAGAAGAGGTTGATTTGTGGGAGAAAACCCACGGCGATCAACAGCCGCAGACATTGGATCGTCACGGCCGGCAACGGTTGCCCATGGTTACAAAGTGA
- a CDS encoding class I SAM-dependent methyltransferase, whose product MVRCDDCGLLFTNPRPAPESMGAFYSENYQPHRRGSKLRRPLRKWYPLARLNGRAMERKSLPHHGKGRLLDFGCGGGSFLERMAEQGWEVTGLDTSMSVVERIRSQLKLSAVSGTLPHPELKPETFDVVTMWHSLEHVHDPLAVLREAYRLLVPGGRLLVATPNIESWPHRWFGTNWFGLDLPRHLTHFTPTTLRRMIETAGFECGLPRMIRHADWLRSSARLAMRRGDARWTTRLLTRKPIARLAAWGCFVAGQSDCMFADAARPLTSAS is encoded by the coding sequence GTGGTTCGTTGCGACGATTGCGGGCTGTTGTTCACCAATCCTCGCCCCGCGCCGGAGTCGATGGGCGCGTTTTACTCGGAAAACTATCAGCCGCATCGACGTGGGAGCAAACTCCGTCGCCCGTTGCGAAAATGGTATCCGCTTGCAAGGCTCAATGGACGAGCGATGGAGCGTAAATCGTTGCCACATCATGGGAAAGGGCGATTGCTCGATTTCGGCTGCGGTGGCGGTAGTTTCTTGGAACGAATGGCAGAACAAGGCTGGGAAGTAACGGGGCTGGATACGTCGATGAGTGTTGTCGAGCGCATTCGCTCGCAACTGAAATTGTCGGCGGTGTCTGGAACCCTCCCGCATCCGGAATTGAAGCCGGAGACGTTCGATGTGGTGACGATGTGGCACTCGTTGGAGCATGTCCACGATCCGCTCGCGGTGTTGCGCGAAGCGTATCGGCTGCTGGTACCTGGCGGACGGTTGCTGGTGGCGACGCCGAATATCGAAAGTTGGCCGCATCGCTGGTTTGGAACCAATTGGTTCGGTCTCGATTTGCCGCGCCACCTGACGCATTTCACGCCGACAACGCTTCGTCGAATGATTGAAACAGCGGGATTTGAATGTGGGCTGCCGCGGATGATTCGACATGCGGATTGGTTGCGATCCTCCGCACGATTAGCGATGCGGCGCGGGGATGCACGCTGGACCACGCGATTGTTGACCCGCAAGCCGATTGCTCGGCTCGCGGCGTGGGGTTGTTTCGTGGCGGGGCAGTCGGATTGCATGTTTGCCGACGCCGCCCGTCCGCTTACTTCGGCGAGTTGA
- the pyrE gene encoding orotate phosphoribosyltransferase has protein sequence MSISTGLSARDRLKELYLQRAVFFGNFTLASGKQSTYYINSKKILFHSEAVALLGEVLFEATADLSIQAIGGLEIGAIPMSAAAALVYHQKGRSIEGFFVRKTAKSHGSKELVEGIVNPGDTVAVIDDVLTTGESVAQAIAAVEAVGAKVARVVCVVDRLDGARERLKDYDFRPIFTIRDFGIQAPIKAE, from the coding sequence ATGTCCATTTCGACGGGGTTATCGGCACGCGATCGGTTGAAAGAGTTGTACCTGCAACGCGCGGTCTTCTTCGGCAACTTCACCCTGGCGTCGGGAAAGCAATCAACATATTACATCAATAGTAAGAAGATTCTGTTCCATTCGGAGGCCGTCGCGCTGCTCGGCGAGGTGCTCTTTGAAGCGACAGCGGATCTGTCGATTCAAGCGATTGGTGGGTTGGAGATTGGGGCGATTCCGATGTCCGCAGCAGCGGCATTGGTCTACCACCAAAAAGGGCGTTCGATCGAAGGGTTCTTTGTTCGCAAAACCGCGAAGTCGCACGGGAGCAAAGAATTGGTGGAAGGCATTGTCAATCCAGGAGATACGGTCGCGGTGATTGATGATGTCCTGACAACTGGTGAATCGGTCGCCCAAGCGATTGCAGCGGTTGAAGCGGTGGGCGCGAAAGTGGCTCGCGTTGTCTGTGTGGTCGATCGACTCGATGGAGCCCGTGAGCGGCTCAAAGATTATGACTTTCGGCCAATCTTTACGATCCGCGATTTCGGCATCCAAGCACCCATCAAAGCCGAGTAA
- a CDS encoding sigma-54-dependent transcriptional regulator produces the protein MANRIARPRAVVLIVDDELIIRETIGEFLQQQGYDVVLAPSGEDAIKRITDRRFDIILCDINLPGVDGLEVLDRVRQVSPETSVMLITAYATVENAVEAFQKGAHDFLMKPILLEEVGNKIRRLLTLRDLSMENQWLRRELNREAEADRLIGKSAAMQRVHELIRRVAPTPSTVLIQGESGTGKELVARAIHRQSTEARPRDGRFIALNCAAIPADLLENQLFGHRRGAFTGADRDSSGVFIHAGDGTVFLDEIGELPLGTQAKLLRTLEQKEIFPVGANEPVEIEARIVAATNKDLTREVEAGRFREDLFYRLNVLTIPLPPLRERRDDIPELVEFLLARHARLLGKRFTGVSHEAMQTLMTARWKGNVRELDNAIQRAVILGEAPLITPFDLPPDLAPPPNDPFAVDDLSKAVERFEKMHIERILKQTPDKREAARRLDIGLSSLYRKIELLGIEVPNS, from the coding sequence ATGGCGAACCGTATTGCTCGGCCGCGGGCCGTGGTCCTGATCGTCGATGATGAACTGATTATCCGCGAAACCATCGGCGAATTCCTGCAACAGCAAGGATACGACGTGGTACTCGCCCCCAGTGGCGAAGATGCCATCAAGCGAATCACCGACCGTCGATTCGATATCATCCTCTGCGACATCAACTTGCCCGGTGTCGATGGCTTGGAAGTCCTCGATCGCGTGCGACAGGTCAGTCCCGAAACCTCAGTCATGCTGATTACTGCGTACGCGACCGTCGAAAACGCCGTGGAAGCCTTCCAGAAAGGCGCACACGATTTTCTCATGAAGCCGATTCTGCTTGAAGAAGTCGGCAACAAAATCCGCAGACTGCTGACTCTGCGCGATTTATCCATGGAAAATCAATGGCTACGTCGGGAATTGAACCGTGAAGCGGAAGCCGATCGGCTGATCGGCAAATCCGCCGCGATGCAACGCGTCCACGAACTCATTCGCCGCGTCGCTCCCACACCATCCACCGTCCTCATTCAAGGCGAATCCGGCACCGGCAAAGAACTCGTCGCCCGCGCCATCCACCGTCAATCGACGGAAGCACGTCCCCGAGATGGCCGATTCATTGCCCTCAATTGCGCGGCAATCCCAGCCGATTTGCTGGAAAATCAATTGTTTGGCCACCGTCGCGGGGCATTCACTGGGGCCGACCGCGATTCCAGCGGCGTCTTTATCCACGCGGGTGATGGCACCGTGTTTTTGGACGAAATTGGCGAATTGCCCCTCGGCACCCAAGCCAAACTCTTACGGACGCTCGAGCAAAAAGAAATCTTCCCAGTTGGTGCAAACGAACCAGTCGAAATCGAAGCGCGGATCGTTGCCGCCACGAATAAGGATTTGACCCGAGAAGTCGAAGCCGGACGGTTTCGTGAAGACCTGTTCTATCGACTGAATGTGCTAACAATCCCACTTCCACCATTGCGGGAACGTCGTGACGATATTCCCGAACTCGTCGAATTTCTACTCGCTCGCCATGCGCGACTTCTCGGGAAGCGCTTCACCGGCGTCAGCCACGAAGCGATGCAAACCCTGATGACGGCTCGCTGGAAAGGCAACGTCCGCGAGTTGGACAACGCGATTCAACGCGCCGTTATCCTCGGCGAAGCACCGCTCATCACCCCATTCGATCTTCCGCCCGATCTCGCACCGCCGCCGAACGATCCGTTCGCTGTCGATGATCTTTCCAAAGCCGTGGAACGCTTCGAGAAGATGCATATTGAGCGGATTCTCAAGCAAACTCCAGATAAACGCGAAGCCGCTCGGCGATTGGATATCGGGCTAAGCTCGCTCTATCGAAAGATTGAACTTCTGGGGATCGAGGTTCCCAATTCCTGA